A stretch of Mesorhizobium sp. M2A.F.Ca.ET.046.03.2.1 DNA encodes these proteins:
- a CDS encoding LLM class flavin-dependent oxidoreductase has protein sequence MEFATFILAAQRGYHQSSESVIRNSIEQAVASEQAGFNTAWFAEHHFNNYSLIPSPLMMVAHCAGLTSTIRLGTAVCVLPLYQPQRLLSEIGFADIVANGRLELGVGLGYQQFEFERFGVDIDEAPAVFSEYLDIILKGLNQNVFEHDGQYEKIPPTAISVRTVQQPTPPIWIAGGAARMARAYREGHNFFVTAFHDGLETLTTLRESVERAAASEEKNVTDVKISLLRCCYASHDELEINSYLDNARFQRRLSEALHQRRQQSHDGYLLQETPTQQDLSFETMRKNLPIGSVNRVIDRLLEEIDILKPDQIAVQTQLGDFDQKTMLRQIELWGDKIIPAVNKALCHAGS, from the coding sequence CAACTCCATCGAACAGGCCGTCGCTTCGGAGCAGGCTGGGTTCAACACCGCGTGGTTTGCTGAGCACCACTTCAACAATTACAGCCTCATACCATCCCCGCTGATGATGGTGGCGCACTGCGCCGGCTTGACAAGCACGATTCGCCTGGGCACTGCCGTCTGCGTGCTGCCGCTTTACCAACCGCAGCGCCTGCTGTCCGAGATCGGCTTCGCCGACATCGTTGCGAACGGCCGTCTCGAGCTCGGCGTAGGCTTGGGATACCAGCAGTTCGAGTTCGAACGGTTCGGCGTGGACATCGATGAGGCGCCGGCCGTCTTTTCGGAATACCTGGACATCATTCTCAAGGGCCTCAACCAAAACGTCTTCGAACACGACGGCCAGTATGAGAAGATCCCCCCAACAGCGATTTCGGTCCGCACAGTCCAGCAGCCGACGCCGCCTATCTGGATCGCTGGCGGAGCCGCACGGATGGCTCGGGCCTACCGCGAGGGGCACAATTTTTTTGTCACAGCCTTCCACGACGGCTTAGAGACTTTGACCACACTGCGTGAATCAGTCGAGAGGGCGGCGGCATCCGAGGAAAAGAACGTCACCGACGTCAAGATATCGCTGCTGCGCTGCTGCTATGCCAGCCACGACGAGTTGGAGATCAACAGCTATCTCGACAATGCCCGCTTCCAGCGCCGGCTTTCTGAAGCCCTGCATCAGCGCCGCCAACAGAGCCACGATGGCTACCTGCTGCAGGAGACACCGACCCAGCAGGATCTGTCCTTCGAGACCATGCGCAAAAATTTGCCGATTGGCAGCGTAAATCGCGTGATTGATCGCCTGCTGGAAGAGATCGATATCTTGAAACCGGACCAGATCGCAGTTCAGACTCAATTGGGCGACTTCGACCAAAAGACGATGCTGCGCCAGATCGAGCTCTGGGGCGACAAGATCATCCCTGCGGTCAACAAGGCGCTTTGTCATGCCGGAAGCTGA
- a CDS encoding nitrogen fixation protein NifQ, with amino-acid sequence MPEAEAGRYDDGCLSSAQWRGSELGRSFDQHVLPCVHSRSLEEVQAGEVLATEGTGLSSVELRDVLAATFPSTSSSVFALEELSEPEPELEEELLRRLLLAHAAPADPASGRLAKIIARRAMRTDHLWRDLGLSNRAELSRLLARHFPALAAGNTENMKWKKYFYRKLCEAEGFSSCTAPSCRECQDFESCFGPEEVESRLSPTRNAG; translated from the coding sequence ATGCCGGAAGCTGAAGCCGGCCGTTACGATGATGGCTGCCTATCCAGCGCGCAATGGCGTGGGTCCGAGCTAGGGAGGAGCTTCGATCAGCATGTGCTGCCCTGCGTACATTCACGTTCGCTTGAGGAGGTCCAGGCGGGCGAGGTGTTGGCGACGGAGGGGACAGGCCTTTCGTCTGTCGAATTGCGTGATGTCTTGGCCGCAACTTTCCCGTCTACCTCCAGCAGCGTATTCGCTTTGGAGGAGTTGAGCGAGCCCGAGCCGGAACTGGAAGAGGAGCTGCTACGCCGGCTGCTGCTAGCGCATGCTGCGCCGGCCGACCCGGCGAGCGGCCGCTTGGCCAAGATCATCGCCCGGCGTGCGATGCGCACGGACCATCTTTGGCGGGATCTTGGCCTCTCAAATCGCGCTGAGCTCAGCCGCCTGCTTGCCAGACATTTTCCCGCGCTGGCGGCAGGCAACACAGAAAACATGAAATGGAAAAAGTACTTTTACCGCAAGCTGTGTGAGGCCGAAGGCTTTTCGTCATGCACTGCACCCAGTTGTCGGGAATGCCAGGACTTCGAAAGCTGCTTCGGCCCGGAGGAAGTTGAGAGTCGCCTCTCGCCGACCAGGAATGCCGGTTAG
- the hisC gene encoding histidinol-phosphate transaminase — protein MCDAKLKTVLSLFSPVASKLDALSSNGPATDANCVKLNTNENPFPLPKSVMQSAIAAIEHQYLYPEDDNLSLRAAASDAYGFSKDQVIAGNGSSELLGLIYRAFLAPGDRVAMLSPGFSFNRKLAMLQGAEFLEIASSEAHPLPIEKLLSGPAKDAKFILLANPNNPTGTFVPVAEIERLVEQADRLVVLDEAYVDFAPDNALRLVNRHPNLLILRTFSKSYAAAGVRVGFGFGHPEIIGRLRNIQNVFNMNVIGQAVGKSILAHRHAYEENHRHIKHERQRVTLALLQLGFSVTPSHANFLLARVPAGQEGSCWQAALKEQAILIASFPDVDLKNCIRVSIGTTEQMDKFLAAAKRVCMSFKKNRGVHKH, from the coding sequence ATGTGCGATGCAAAACTGAAGACCGTGCTTTCGCTTTTTTCGCCGGTGGCCAGCAAATTAGATGCTCTCTCGTCCAACGGACCAGCGACGGATGCAAATTGCGTTAAGCTAAATACGAACGAGAACCCGTTTCCGTTGCCGAAGAGCGTAATGCAAAGTGCAATTGCTGCGATCGAACACCAGTATCTTTATCCGGAAGACGACAATCTCAGCTTAAGGGCAGCTGCCTCCGATGCTTACGGATTTTCCAAAGATCAGGTGATTGCCGGCAACGGTTCGTCGGAGCTGCTCGGACTCATCTACAGAGCTTTCCTCGCCCCAGGAGATAGAGTGGCGATGCTGTCGCCCGGATTTTCGTTCAACCGTAAACTTGCCATGTTGCAGGGTGCCGAGTTTCTCGAAATCGCATCGAGCGAAGCTCATCCCCTGCCGATAGAAAAACTGCTGTCCGGCCCCGCAAAAGACGCGAAGTTCATTCTGTTGGCTAATCCGAACAATCCGACCGGAACATTCGTGCCGGTGGCCGAAATCGAACGCCTTGTGGAGCAAGCAGATCGCTTGGTCGTCTTGGATGAGGCCTACGTTGACTTCGCACCCGACAATGCCCTGCGCCTCGTCAATAGACATCCGAATCTTTTGATCTTGAGGACTTTTTCAAAGAGCTATGCTGCTGCTGGCGTGCGAGTCGGCTTCGGTTTCGGTCACCCAGAAATCATTGGCAGGCTGCGCAACATCCAGAATGTCTTCAACATGAACGTGATCGGGCAGGCGGTCGGGAAAAGCATTCTTGCGCATCGCCACGCCTACGAAGAGAACCACAGGCACATCAAGCATGAACGACAGCGAGTGACCCTGGCGCTGTTGCAACTTGGCTTTTCCGTAACACCCTCCCACGCAAACTTTTTGCTGGCCCGTGTGCCGGCGGGACAGGAGGGCTCATGCTGGCAAGCCGCGTTGAAAGAGCAGGCGATCCTCATCGCCAGCTTTCCTGACGTAGATTTGAAGAACTGTATTCGCGTCAGCATTGGCACCACAGAGCAGATGGACAAATTCCTTGCTGCCGCCAAACGCGTCTGTATGAGCTTTAAGAAGAATCGCGGTGTGCACAAGCATTAA
- a CDS encoding LLM class flavin-dependent oxidoreductase yields MKKISASGLTFGIFDHLDENGDDIAQQYADRLSLAEACDGYGFYAYHLAEHHCTPHGRGPSPNLFLASVAQRTRSLRVGPMVMLLALYHPLRAFEEICMLDQLSGGRLELGIGRGSAPTELGYFGVAVEAAPEQYAEASEILINAMKGGTLSYQGRHFELKDVPLTLRPHQYPHPPTWIATNRPEPASWAAANGANIACVGPSTSVRSVTDAFRAARIHDADIGQQAPFLGLLRMVVIGRSETDAYLLAAPAYERWLNSFKFLYELNAISTPPNLPLNFDAAIESELCVVGTADSVRKALLDQLEEAGANYLLCQLAFGDLPLDASLYTASAIRSEIMARVAAS; encoded by the coding sequence TTGAAGAAAATTTCCGCTTCGGGCCTGACCTTCGGCATCTTCGATCATCTGGACGAAAACGGCGATGACATCGCACAACAATATGCAGATCGGCTGAGCCTAGCAGAAGCGTGCGATGGCTATGGCTTTTATGCGTATCATCTCGCCGAGCACCACTGTACGCCGCATGGCAGAGGTCCATCACCGAATTTGTTCTTAGCGAGCGTCGCCCAGCGAACCCGCAGTCTTCGTGTTGGTCCCATGGTAATGCTACTTGCGCTCTATCATCCGCTGCGTGCCTTCGAGGAGATCTGCATGCTTGATCAGTTGAGCGGCGGCAGGCTTGAACTCGGCATAGGGCGCGGCTCTGCTCCCACTGAATTGGGATACTTCGGGGTTGCTGTAGAAGCAGCACCAGAACAGTATGCGGAGGCCAGTGAGATTCTCATCAATGCGATGAAAGGCGGGACGCTTTCTTATCAGGGCCGCCACTTTGAGTTGAAAGATGTTCCGCTGACGTTGAGACCTCACCAATATCCCCATCCGCCGACATGGATCGCCACCAATCGACCCGAGCCGGCTAGCTGGGCCGCTGCGAATGGGGCAAACATCGCCTGCGTCGGACCTTCCACTTCTGTTCGCAGCGTTACCGACGCGTTCCGCGCCGCCCGAATTCACGATGCTGACATTGGCCAGCAAGCGCCATTTCTTGGATTGCTCCGAATGGTGGTGATAGGGCGTTCTGAAACAGATGCGTATTTGCTCGCAGCACCTGCCTATGAACGATGGCTCAATAGCTTCAAATTTCTATACGAACTAAATGCCATTTCCACTCCACCAAACTTGCCTTTGAACTTCGATGCAGCAATTGAAAGTGAATTGTGCGTCGTGGGAACGGCAGATTCTGTCCGAAAAGCTCTCCTTGATCAGCTGGAAGAGGCAGGTGCTAATTATCTTCTGTGTCAACTGGCATTTGGGGATTTGCCGCTGGATGCCTCACTATACACCGCATCGGCCATTCGATCCGAAATCATGGCTCGAGTTGCCGCATCGTGA
- the queC gene encoding 7-cyano-7-deazaguanine synthase QueC → MKTLAVCSGGLDSVSLAHMVAAEHELTGLLSFDYGQRHRKELGFAALCAQRLKVPHQIIDIGEIGRGLSGSALTSSIDVPDGHYAEDTMKITVVPNRNAIMLAIAFGLAAAHSAEAVAAAVHGGDHFIYPDCRPAFIEAFQTMQDRALDGYAQIRLYAPYVNLGKADIVADGARYGTPFAETWSCYKGGVRHCGRCGTCVERREAFHLAGHADPTDYEDADFWLEALRRRRA, encoded by the coding sequence ATGAAGACTCTCGCCGTCTGCTCTGGCGGATTGGACTCCGTTTCCCTTGCTCACATGGTGGCAGCGGAGCACGAACTCACCGGCCTTCTATCTTTCGACTATGGCCAACGGCACAGGAAGGAATTGGGCTTCGCCGCTCTTTGCGCGCAGCGACTGAAGGTCCCGCACCAGATCATCGACATCGGCGAAATTGGCCGTGGCCTTTCCGGCTCAGCGCTGACTAGCAGTATCGACGTGCCGGACGGCCACTACGCCGAAGACACGATGAAGATTACGGTGGTGCCGAACCGCAATGCCATCATGTTGGCAATCGCCTTCGGTCTCGCCGCCGCCCACAGCGCCGAAGCGGTGGCGGCGGCCGTGCATGGTGGGGACCATTTCATCTATCCCGATTGCCGTCCGGCCTTCATTGAAGCTTTCCAGACAATGCAAGACCGCGCGCTCGACGGCTATGCGCAGATACGCCTCTATGCACCGTATGTGAATCTCGGAAAAGCTGACATTGTTGCGGATGGCGCAAGATACGGCACCCCGTTTGCTGAGACCTGGTCCTGTTACAAGGGCGGCGTGCGTCACTGCGGACGATGCGGGACCTGCGTCGAGCGGCGCGAAGCGTTCCATCTCGCCGGGCACGCTGATCCCACCGACTACGAGGACGCCGATTTCTGGCTTGAGGCGCTGCGCAGGAGGCGCGCGTAA